One genomic window of Ruminococcus gauvreauii includes the following:
- a CDS encoding cobalamin-dependent protein (Presence of a B(12) (cobalamin)-binding domain implies dependence on cobalamin itself, in one of its several forms, or in some unusual lineages, dependence on a cobalamin-like analog.) codes for MDQALKEYIASLKPEGFPDGNALVKEGMEMAKDIPWNKSRFLKEYGYESHLEYRKKNLAEGKQTYQLLMGLSTLDEELEGIKKIHEFAKRTGFEVRSMQSIPSSLVGLAPEYWEGAPKPTSYMMEKEEDWTAHTDAAPVDICWQDWHLASPNNLNQTKYALKAGTSRLGCFSTFTWDYPGYHDEKQRFSDMMRTMGILAAKKDEGMDCITYPEDGLPGYFMDIVSYVGYEMVEHYIIEDLCGARMSFSYGGLLSEILPRMSFALAMEKLYGTPEHPFVTYYNGSTNEQWDHDLEANYGLGASEMLIQAVINLKYNMPVVINPVSITEAQRVPTLNELFNIVKCGIGAERKAKEWLSIIDFSKFEDLRDLLIEQGTIFYNNVMEGFKEAGVNVEDPLEMVMVLRHFDPAKFERVFHPSMERYGYFVPYVPTVLGRETVEKEKEIVAELKEKGYENAVKGKKIICASADGHSYGLQLIDTVWREMNADVVNAGTNMEAAFVLDLADEEDADVIIVSVHCGQSLDYAKLVSEISQKRNKKYNVVMGGMLNAMLPGYTEPVDVADLINEIGVFATNDFEKQINYIAEK; via the coding sequence ATGGATCAGGCATTAAAAGAGTATATTGCCAGTCTGAAGCCGGAAGGATTTCCGGATGGAAATGCACTTGTAAAAGAAGGAATGGAGATGGCGAAGGACATTCCGTGGAACAAGTCCAGATTCCTGAAGGAATACGGATACGAGAGTCATCTGGAGTACAGAAAGAAAAATCTGGCGGAGGGAAAGCAGACATACCAGCTGCTGATGGGACTTTCGACGCTGGACGAAGAACTCGAGGGAATTAAGAAGATTCACGAGTTCGCAAAAAGAACCGGGTTTGAAGTGCGTTCCATGCAGTCAATCCCCAGTTCACTGGTGGGCCTTGCGCCCGAATACTGGGAGGGTGCGCCGAAACCGACCAGTTACATGATGGAAAAAGAGGAGGACTGGACCGCCCATACGGACGCCGCTCCGGTTGATATCTGCTGGCAGGACTGGCACCTGGCAAGTCCTAACAACCTGAATCAGACGAAATATGCACTGAAGGCAGGCACATCCAGACTGGGCTGCTTCTCGACATTTACATGGGACTATCCGGGCTATCATGATGAGAAACAGAGATTTTCTGATATGATGCGCACAATGGGCATCCTTGCGGCAAAGAAGGACGAGGGAATGGACTGCATCACTTATCCGGAGGACGGTCTGCCGGGCTATTTTATGGATATTGTATCTTACGTTGGCTATGAGATGGTGGAACACTATATCATAGAGGATCTGTGCGGTGCGAGAATGTCTTTTTCTTATGGCGGACTGCTCTCAGAAATCCTGCCGAGAATGTCGTTTGCACTTGCAATGGAGAAGCTGTACGGAACGCCGGAGCATCCGTTTGTGACATACTATAATGGTTCTACAAACGAACAGTGGGACCACGATCTGGAAGCGAACTACGGGCTTGGTGCCTCGGAGATGCTGATCCAGGCGGTCATCAACCTGAAATATAATATGCCGGTTGTCATCAACCCTGTATCCATCACGGAGGCTCAACGCGTTCCAACGCTGAATGAGCTGTTCAACATCGTAAAATGCGGCATCGGCGCGGAGCGCAAGGCAAAAGAGTGGCTGTCGATCATCGACTTCTCGAAATTTGAAGATCTAAGAGATCTTCTGATTGAACAGGGAACCATTTTCTATAATAATGTAATGGAAGGGTTCAAAGAGGCGGGCGTCAATGTGGAGGATCCACTGGAGATGGTCATGGTCCTGCGTCATTTTGATCCGGCGAAATTCGAGCGGGTTTTTCATCCCAGCATGGAGCGGTATGGTTACTTCGTGCCGTATGTTCCGACGGTGCTTGGACGTGAAACGGTAGAGAAGGAAAAAGAAATTGTAGCAGAGCTGAAGGAAAAGGGATATGAAAATGCGGTCAAAGGAAAGAAAATCATCTGCGCATCCGCCGACGGACATAGCTATGGACTGCAGCTGATCGATACCGTATGGCGGGAAATGAATGCGGATGTTGTCAATGCAGGGACCAATATGGAGGCGGCATTTGTGCTGGACCTGGCGGACGAGGAGGATGCGGATGTCATCATTGTAAGTGTACACTGCGGGCAGAGCCTTGATTATGCGAAACTTGTCTCTGAGATATCCCAAAAGCGCAATAAAAAATACAACGTCGTGATGGGTGGTATGCTGAACGCGATGCTGCCAGGTTACACGGAGCCGGTTGACGTAGCTGATCTGATCAATGAAATCGGAGTTTTTGCAACCAATGATTTTGAAAAACAGATTAACTATATTGCAGAAAAATAA
- a CDS encoding EamA family transporter codes for MASFNVKSQTPQEAYNARKIKMALSGMKIALLLPISAIIQNIFNSSVTDTVSGQLSDKVIVSIMISIVLLGIGDIFAGIFTFIYNVVKGKGLKEYKRTASMKVSWMMLLAAAFAGPLATGCWMAATPFCGLTTVAIVTSLGPILTAIFGRFFLHEKLNARIYLGIIIVIAGAIVAGYSGASGAGSNFILGIILAFMAPIGFAAEGQFSTFVGDIIDPNVGCGFFRCFGSGVIGLICMAILAAATGNIAAYGLIFKIVFTSPMTLLFVAMMGLLGAINYNSAYLAFNRTGPSRTLAIDSSRPVWSIIFGYLFAILGVQDYSVTALAVAGAVIVVVGLFLVIGKPSELVNLRNVE; via the coding sequence ATGGCATCTTTTAATGTAAAAAGCCAGACGCCGCAGGAGGCGTACAACGCCAGAAAAATCAAAATGGCACTCAGCGGAATGAAAATAGCGCTTCTGCTGCCGATCTCAGCGATCATTCAGAACATTTTCAACTCATCCGTAACGGATACCGTGTCGGGTCAGCTCTCTGATAAGGTTATTGTCAGTATTATGATCTCCATCGTACTTCTGGGGATCGGAGATATCTTCGCAGGCATCTTTACCTTTATTTATAATGTGGTGAAGGGGAAAGGCCTGAAGGAATATAAGAGAACAGCATCTATGAAGGTTTCATGGATGATGCTTCTGGCAGCAGCGTTTGCAGGACCGCTTGCCACAGGCTGCTGGATGGCGGCGACGCCGTTCTGCGGACTGACGACGGTAGCGATCGTGACCAGCCTGGGTCCGATCCTGACAGCAATATTCGGACGTTTTTTCCTTCACGAAAAGCTGAATGCACGTATTTATCTTGGCATTATCATCGTAATTGCGGGCGCGATCGTTGCAGGATATTCGGGGGCATCGGGTGCGGGGAGCAACTTTATACTCGGTATCATCCTGGCATTCATGGCACCCATTGGATTCGCCGCTGAGGGACAGTTCTCCACATTTGTGGGAGACATCATTGATCCGAATGTGGGCTGCGGATTCTTCCGATGCTTCGGCTCTGGTGTCATCGGACTGATCTGTATGGCAATATTGGCTGCAGCTACAGGGAATATCGCGGCGTACGGTCTGATCTTTAAAATCGTATTCACAAGCCCGATGACACTCCTCTTCGTAGCGATGATGGGACTCCTTGGGGCGATTAACTATAATTCCGCTTATCTCGCCTTCAACAGAACAGGTCCGTCCAGAACACTGGCGATCGACAGTTCAAGGCCTGTATGGAGCATTATCTTTGGATATCTGTTTGCAATCCTTGGAGTACAGGATTATTCTGTAACGGCTCTTGCTGTTGCAGGCGCGGTGATCGTAGTGGTAGGACTGTTCCTTGTGATCGGCAAACCGTCGGAACTGGTCAATCTGAGAAATGTAGAGTAG